A single genomic interval of Oncorhynchus mykiss isolate Arlee chromosome 13, USDA_OmykA_1.1, whole genome shotgun sequence harbors:
- the LOC118936532 gene encoding nuclear distribution protein nudE-like 1-B, producing the protein MDTDMIPTFTSKDQEIDYWKTLSLKYKNSYHEAQEELLEFQEGSRELEAELEAQLGQAEHRLRDLHTENQRLKSELDNLKEKLEQQYSQSYKQVSMLEDDLGQTRGIKEQLHKYVRELEQANDDLERAKRATIVSLEDFEGRLNQAIERNAFLESELDEKESLLVSVQRLKDEARDLRQEMVVRERTADRMSAPSSPTLDMDKMDSAVQASLSLPVTPVGKGMEHPFINPKSSVLTNGCGPGGSPLTPSARISALNIVGDLLRKVGALESKLAACRNFAKDQAVRKTYSTSSTNMITGNGNLVNSNATKFSHSLHTTYYDKTAVNGLDPSTLSALASPRTVSSPGMLPLTV; encoded by the exons TTACCATGAGGCCCAGGAGGAGCTGCTGGAGTTTCAGGAAGGGAGCAGAGAGCTGGAGGCAGAGTTAGAGGCCCAGCTAGGACAGGCTGAACATCGCCTCAGAGACCTGCACACAGAGAACCAAAGACTGAAGAGCGAGTTGGACAACCTCAAG gagAAGTTGGAGCAGCAGTATTCTCAGAGCTATAagcaggtctccatgttagaggATGACCTGGGACAGACCAGAGGAATCAAGGAACAGCTTCATAAATACGTCAGAGAACTGGAGCAGGCCAACGATGACCTGGAGAGAGCCAAGAG ggcGACCATCGTATCTCTGGAGGACTTTGAGGGTCGTCTGAACCAGGCCATAGAGAGGAATGCCTTCCTGGAGAGTGAGCTGGATGAGAAGGAGTCTCTACTGGTCTCAGTACAGCGACTAAAGGATGAAGCCAGAG acctgagACAGGAGATGGTGGTGAGGGAGAGGACTGCAGACAGAATGTCAGCCCCCAGCTCTCCTACCCTGGACATGGACAAGATGGACTCTGCTGTCCAGGCCTCCCTGTCCCTGCCTGTCACCCCTGTAGGGAAGGGCATGGAACACCCGTTCATCAACCCTAAATCATCAG tgTTAACAAATGGCTGTGGGCCTGGCGGCTCACCTCTGACCCCATCAGCAAGAATCTCTGCTCTTAATATCGTTGGGGACCTTCTTAGAAAAGTGGGG GCGCTGGAGTCCAAGCTAGCTGCATGTAGGAACTTTGCCAAGGACCAGGCGGTGAGGAAAACCTACTCCACGTCGTCCACCAACATGATCACTGGGAACGGAAACCTCGTCAACAGCAACGCCACCAAGTTCTCCCACTCACTACACACCACCTACTACGACAAAAC GGCTGTGAATGGACTGGACCCCAGCACCCTGAGTGCCCTGGCGTCGCCCcggactgtctcctctcctggcATGCTGCCTCTCACCGTTTAG